One window of Bacillaceae bacterium S4-13-56 genomic DNA carries:
- a CDS encoding energy-coupling factor transporter ATPase, which translates to MQITFTGVTADYVIGPIRTPRVLDSIDLVLPPNSFTAVIGHTGSGKSSLLKVMNGLLIPCEGEVKVGNLIINQQKDKKALKNVRKKVGMVFQFPESQLFAETVEKDICFGPMNFGKSMDEARKIAYDVIKLVGLEPDILSKSPFSLSGGQKRRVAIAGVLAMEPDVLVLDEPGAGLDPKGKKEIMGLLTFWHKERNLTTVLVTHDMDDVARYANDVLVMDHGKVVMHGPVREIFREVEKLKQWNVDVPNARKLQLSIEEEMGVRFSKTCLTVEELADELIEVGLV; encoded by the coding sequence ATGCAAATCACATTTACCGGTGTAACAGCAGACTATGTCATTGGGCCTATTAGAACACCACGAGTTCTTGATTCTATAGATTTAGTCCTACCTCCTAATTCCTTTACGGCTGTGATTGGTCATACAGGTTCAGGAAAATCAAGTCTGTTAAAAGTTATGAACGGGCTCCTTATTCCTTGTGAGGGAGAAGTAAAGGTAGGAAACCTTATTATTAATCAACAAAAGGATAAAAAGGCATTGAAAAACGTGAGAAAAAAGGTTGGTATGGTGTTTCAGTTTCCTGAATCACAACTTTTTGCGGAAACGGTAGAAAAGGATATTTGCTTCGGACCTATGAACTTCGGCAAATCTATGGATGAAGCACGTAAAATTGCATATGATGTAATTAAACTAGTTGGTTTAGAACCTGATATTTTATCAAAATCACCTTTTTCTTTATCAGGTGGCCAAAAGAGGAGAGTAGCCATTGCGGGTGTGTTAGCCATGGAACCTGATGTGCTAGTTCTAGATGAGCCGGGTGCTGGACTTGATCCAAAAGGGAAAAAGGAAATAATGGGGTTATTAACCTTTTGGCATAAAGAAAGAAATCTTACTACTGTTTTGGTGACTCATGATATGGATGATGTGGCACGTTATGCTAACGATGTTCTTGTGATGGATCATGGAAAAGTTGTGATGCATGGACCCGTTCGAGAAATATTTCGTGAGGTTGAAAAACTGAAACAATGGAATGTTGATGTTCCTAATGCAAGAAAACTGCAATTGAGTATTGAAGAAGAAATGGGCGTTCGTTTCTCAAAGACTTGTCTAACCGTGGAAGAACTTGCAGATGAACTAATCGAGGTGGGGCTCGTATGA
- a CDS encoding energy-coupling factor transporter transmembrane component T — MNQLILGRYFPGGSILHLMDPRAKLASGIYFILILFLANNWQTYAILWAFTLFVMRMSGVSFRIYIKGVRPLIWLILFTVFLQIIFTAGGTIYVDWGPITISSYGLEMGFYIFCRFVLIVFISTVLTLTTKPIDLTDGINYLLRPLKVFKVPVDELSLMLSISLRFIPNLLDETQKVMDAQRARGTEFGEGSLFQQMKSLVPIFLPLFVSSLNRAEDMANGMEVRGYQSGGKRSTFRQLVWQKHDTGCLVVMIILTIALFILRANGFEHI, encoded by the coding sequence ATGAACCAGCTTATCTTAGGAAGGTATTTCCCAGGGGGATCTATTCTCCATCTTATGGACCCGCGTGCAAAACTCGCTTCTGGTATTTATTTTATATTAATCTTATTTTTAGCTAATAATTGGCAAACCTATGCTATACTCTGGGCCTTTACCTTATTTGTGATGAGGATGTCTGGCGTTTCTTTTCGTATTTATATTAAAGGAGTACGCCCGCTGATTTGGCTTATTCTTTTTACCGTTTTCCTTCAAATTATTTTTACAGCTGGAGGAACTATTTATGTCGATTGGGGACCAATTACGATATCCTCTTATGGACTTGAAATGGGTTTTTATATTTTCTGTCGATTTGTTTTAATTGTATTTATTTCAACAGTACTTACCTTGACAACAAAGCCTATTGATCTCACTGATGGGATTAACTATCTGTTACGCCCTTTAAAAGTATTTAAAGTTCCTGTGGATGAGCTATCCTTAATGCTTTCTATTTCTTTACGCTTTATTCCCAATCTTTTAGATGAAACACAAAAGGTAATGGATGCCCAGCGTGCTCGAGGTACTGAATTTGGGGAAGGCTCGTTGTTTCAACAAATGAAATCCCTAGTTCCAATTTTTCTTCCTTTGTTTGTAAGTTCATTAAATCGTGCAGAGGATATGGCCAATGGAATGGAAGTGCGTGGGTATCAATCCGGGGGAAAACGTTCAACCTTTCGTCAACTTGTCTGGCAAAAACACGATACCGGCTGTCTTGTTGTAATGATTATTCTGACTATTGCCCTTTTTATTTTGAGAGCAAATGGATTTGAACATATTTAA
- a CDS encoding NusG domain II-containing protein: MKGYLEMIKPFDIIIVITLILMSFLPFAIFTVQQGEAEGTNLVAVIKVENEVIKTIPLTGHEGVEIFDVYPHPDEVNTIEVNGEKIRVKAANCPDQVDVLTGYISRPGETIVCLPHKMVIEIQSDNGYIEDEIIISS; encoded by the coding sequence ATGAAGGGCTATCTAGAAATGATTAAACCTTTTGACATAATCATTGTAATTACACTAATCTTAATGTCTTTTCTACCTTTTGCTATTTTCACCGTCCAACAAGGAGAAGCAGAAGGTACAAATTTGGTTGCGGTTATAAAAGTAGAAAATGAAGTAATTAAGACAATCCCACTTACTGGACATGAAGGCGTTGAAATCTTCGATGTGTATCCACATCCTGATGAGGTCAATACAATTGAAGTAAATGGAGAGAAAATTAGAGTAAAAGCCGCCAATTGTCCGGACCAAGTCGACGTGTTAACAGGGTATATATCTAGACCAGGGGAAACTATTGTATGCCTTCCTCACAAAATGGTTATAGAAATACAATCTGATAATGGATATATAGAAGATGAAATAATCATTAGCTCTTAA
- a CDS encoding NAD(P)/FAD-dependent oxidoreductase produces MAEKEIIIIGAGYAGLRAAKNLAKKYKKDPSVSITLIDRHSYHTMMTELHEVAGNRVEPHAVQLDLRRLFNRSKVNLVTDNVTGVDHNSKIVHTEHGSYSYDYLILGMGGEPNDFGTPGVKEHAFTLWSWEDAVEIKEHILKTVLEASKIHDEKKRKAMLTFTVCGSGFTGIEMAGELLEWRDRLARDHKLDPDEITIYVVEAAPTILNMLNRKDAGKAEAYLMKKGVQILKNSPIVEVKAESIILKSGSELPTQTLIWTAGVQGNRDVKEYGMSEGCGGRIKVNEYMESVDLENVYVVGDLAYFEEEPGTPTPQIVEAAEQTAKTAVRSIISEISGGDKEPFKSNYHGLMVSIGARYGVADVGGMHLSGWFSNLVKHMVNLWYFFGIRSGYYMFHYIMHEFFHTKDKRNIFRDFISRYGNVLWSLPLRIYLGLFWIIEGCIKLWGEDKWSEATSSISSLPKLFTGLGEQSWLVGSTVRMPFDWLLTTTSGASEAAGGTTEWTEPIISHVPGIFAWVMEIFLPTPEMAILVQKIMVFVEIGLGLALLVGLFTWLVGAASAVFIGIFTLSAMLGWEQFWVLPASIALMNGSGRSIGLDYWVVPFLQRFAGNWWYGKEQSIYIDQGKAVPRNKKQQKAS; encoded by the coding sequence ATGGCTGAGAAAGAGATAATTATTATCGGAGCAGGTTATGCGGGGTTGCGTGCTGCAAAAAATCTAGCAAAAAAATATAAAAAAGACCCTTCCGTATCCATTACATTAATAGATAGACATTCCTATCATACAATGATGACAGAATTGCACGAAGTAGCCGGTAACCGTGTAGAACCTCACGCTGTTCAGTTAGATCTAAGAAGATTATTCAACCGTTCGAAAGTAAACTTGGTGACTGATAATGTCACAGGAGTAGACCACAATTCAAAAATTGTTCATACAGAACACGGATCCTACTCCTACGATTATCTTATACTTGGTATGGGAGGAGAACCGAATGATTTCGGTACTCCAGGAGTTAAGGAACATGCGTTTACCCTTTGGTCTTGGGAAGATGCTGTAGAAATTAAAGAACATATCTTAAAAACCGTTTTAGAAGCCTCTAAAATCCATGATGAGAAAAAGCGTAAAGCAATGCTTACCTTTACTGTCTGTGGTTCAGGGTTCACTGGCATTGAAATGGCGGGAGAACTATTAGAATGGCGAGATAGATTGGCCAGAGACCACAAGCTTGATCCAGACGAAATTACCATTTATGTAGTAGAAGCTGCCCCAACGATTCTTAATATGCTTAATCGTAAGGATGCAGGAAAAGCAGAAGCCTACTTAATGAAAAAAGGCGTACAAATTCTTAAAAATTCACCAATTGTAGAAGTTAAAGCAGAATCTATCATCCTTAAATCTGGTAGTGAACTTCCAACTCAAACTCTCATTTGGACTGCAGGTGTTCAAGGAAACAGAGACGTAAAGGAATACGGAATGAGTGAAGGCTGTGGAGGACGTATTAAAGTAAACGAGTATATGGAGTCCGTTGACCTTGAAAATGTGTATGTTGTTGGTGACTTAGCTTACTTTGAAGAAGAACCTGGAACGCCTACCCCACAAATAGTTGAGGCTGCTGAACAAACGGCAAAGACGGCTGTTCGATCTATCATTTCAGAAATCAGCGGTGGGGACAAAGAGCCTTTTAAATCTAATTATCATGGATTAATGGTCTCTATTGGAGCAAGATATGGCGTTGCGGATGTTGGAGGAATGCACCTTAGTGGTTGGTTCTCTAACCTAGTAAAACACATGGTAAACCTTTGGTATTTCTTCGGAATCCGAAGTGGCTATTATATGTTTCATTATATAATGCATGAATTTTTCCACACGAAAGATAAACGTAATATATTCAGAGACTTTATATCCCGATATGGAAATGTTCTTTGGAGTTTACCTCTTCGAATTTATCTAGGACTCTTCTGGATTATCGAAGGTTGTATTAAGCTTTGGGGAGAAGATAAATGGAGCGAAGCAACCTCTAGTATATCTAGTCTACCAAAACTATTCACAGGTCTAGGAGAACAATCCTGGTTGGTAGGTTCAACGGTTAGAATGCCATTTGATTGGTTACTAACCACTACAAGTGGGGCAAGTGAAGCTGCTGGCGGAACAACAGAATGGACGGAACCAATTATCAGTCATGTACCTGGGATCTTTGCTTGGGTAATGGAGATATTCCTCCCAACACCAGAAATGGCTATCTTGGTACAAAAAATCATGGTATTTGTTGAAATTGGGTTAGGTCTTGCCCTTCTCGTTGGATTATTTACATGGTTAGTTGGGGCAGCCAGTGCTGTCTTTATTGGAATATTTACTTTGTCAGCAATGTTAGGCTGGGAGCAATTCTGGGTATTACCTGCTTCTATCGCTCTTATGAATGGTTCCGGACGTTCCATTGGTTTAGATTACTGGGTTGTTCCCTTCCTTCAACGATTTGCAGGTAACTGGTGGTATGGCAAGGAACAATCTATCTATATTGATCAAGGAAAAGCTGTACCAAGGAACAAAAAACAGCAAAAAGCCTCCTAA
- the menA gene encoding 1,4-dihydroxy-2-naphthoate polyprenyltransferase: MSINSFLKLVEIQTKIASVFPFLIGCLFVYFRYDTFQPMNTLIFFFSMLLIDLTTTAINNYMDFKTAKDRDYRKKRNIIGQQNIPEWVVITTIFTLFFTATGLGVWLVFRTDLLVLLIGVVCFSIGILYTFGPIPFSRMPLGEVFSGATMGFGIIFLIVYVNAFDQGIAQLVWQGRTISFEADIIKIIEIIIVSLPCVFTIANLMLANNICDLEDDIVNRRYTLPYYLGKKYSIWLFDLLYLATFGAIIVAVLFRLLPTIMLFTLVIAIPVYKHVRLFNRKQEKSETFFVAVKNLILVNSSIVAFLLISFLL, encoded by the coding sequence ATGTCCATTAACTCATTTTTAAAACTAGTAGAAATTCAAACAAAGATTGCTAGTGTATTTCCTTTTTTAATAGGATGTCTTTTCGTCTATTTTCGCTATGACACATTTCAACCGATGAACACTTTAATTTTCTTTTTTTCGATGTTGTTGATTGATTTGACTACTACGGCCATTAACAATTATATGGACTTTAAGACGGCAAAAGACAGAGATTACAGGAAAAAGAGAAACATTATTGGCCAACAGAATATACCTGAATGGGTGGTTATTACTACTATTTTTACCCTTTTCTTTACAGCGACAGGGTTAGGAGTTTGGTTAGTTTTCCGAACGGATTTACTCGTTTTACTCATTGGAGTTGTATGTTTTTCCATAGGAATATTGTACACTTTTGGTCCTATTCCTTTCTCCAGAATGCCATTAGGAGAGGTTTTCTCAGGTGCGACGATGGGATTTGGTATTATTTTCCTCATTGTGTATGTGAATGCCTTTGATCAAGGAATTGCACAGTTAGTATGGCAAGGAAGAACCATTAGCTTTGAGGCTGATATTATTAAAATCATAGAAATTATCATTGTTTCCTTACCGTGTGTCTTTACTATTGCAAATCTAATGCTTGCTAACAATATCTGTGATTTAGAAGATGATATTGTGAATCGCCGTTATACGTTACCTTATTATTTGGGAAAGAAATATTCCATTTGGTTATTTGATTTGCTGTATTTAGCTACATTCGGTGCTATTATAGTGGCTGTGTTATTCCGCTTACTTCCAACTATCATGCTTTTCACTTTAGTTATAGCGATTCCAGTGTATAAGCATGTAAGACTGTTTAATCGAAAACAGGAAAAGTCAGAAACTTTTTTTGTGGCTGTTAAAAACCTTATATTAGTGAATAGCTCTATCGTAGCTTTCTTACTTATTTCATTTTTGTTATAG
- a CDS encoding PRK06851 family protein → MAGEITHYFAGGNTAKGFYNLFESNMQGMEHIYLIKGGPGTGKSTMMKKIAKVWNEKGFDIEELHCSSDPDSLDGIIIPSLKFGVFDATAPHVLEPKAPGAIENYINLGDAWDSNLLRESKEKIVDIQTELSTYYSKAYDLFEKGLWIHDELEEIYINEMDFEKANKLTEKLIDLIFTGQKSEVGEGITRHRFFGASTPKGVMDFIPNITEGLNKRFFIKGRAGTGKSTMLKKLAQEAEDRHFDVELYHCGFDPESMDMVLIRELGVCVFDSTDPHEYFPSRHGDEIVDVYEKAVTPGTDEKYGEEIAYFNQRYKQKMKEGMEHLKTAKVLHDQLEDIYIKAVDFSLVDQYFEKLNQKIKELQE, encoded by the coding sequence ATGGCAGGGGAAATAACGCACTACTTTGCAGGTGGAAATACAGCTAAAGGTTTTTACAATCTGTTTGAATCAAATATGCAAGGTATGGAGCATATCTACCTAATAAAAGGTGGTCCAGGAACAGGAAAGTCCACCATGATGAAAAAGATCGCAAAAGTATGGAATGAAAAAGGATTTGATATCGAGGAGCTTCATTGTTCATCCGATCCAGATTCCTTAGATGGTATCATTATTCCTTCTCTTAAATTTGGAGTGTTCGATGCAACAGCACCACATGTTCTAGAACCAAAGGCACCAGGAGCCATTGAAAACTATATTAATTTAGGTGATGCTTGGGATTCCAATCTATTGCGTGAGAGTAAGGAAAAGATTGTGGACATACAAACTGAGTTGTCTACCTATTATTCAAAAGCTTACGATTTATTCGAGAAAGGTCTTTGGATTCACGATGAACTTGAGGAAATTTATATTAACGAAATGGATTTTGAAAAAGCTAATAAGTTAACGGAAAAACTAATTGATCTTATTTTCACTGGTCAAAAAAGTGAGGTTGGTGAGGGAATTACTCGCCATCGCTTTTTCGGAGCATCGACTCCCAAAGGAGTGATGGATTTCATACCGAATATTACGGAGGGTTTAAACAAACGATTTTTTATAAAAGGCCGTGCAGGGACGGGCAAATCAACGATGTTAAAAAAGCTGGCTCAAGAAGCTGAAGATCGGCACTTTGATGTTGAACTTTATCACTGCGGCTTTGACCCGGAAAGTATGGATATGGTGCTCATCCGAGAGTTAGGGGTATGTGTTTTTGATAGCACCGATCCCCACGAGTATTTTCCTAGTAGACATGGGGATGAAATAGTAGATGTTTACGAAAAAGCGGTTACTCCAGGAACAGATGAAAAATACGGCGAGGAAATTGCATACTTCAATCAACGATATAAACAAAAGATGAAAGAAGGAATGGAGCATTTAAAAACCGCAAAAGTCCTTCATGATCAATTAGAAGATATTTATATAAAAGCAGTTGATTTTTCCCTTGTTGACCAGTATTTCGAAAAACTAAATCAAAAGATAAAGGAATTACAAGAGTAA
- a CDS encoding Gfo/Idh/MocA family oxidoreductase yields the protein MKIGMIGIGDIAKKAYLPILTQTVNIELHICTRNLETLQEIKEKHRIKNTYNHINDWLNCGMEAAFVHSSTESHERIVDQLLDHGIHVYVDKPITYNAASSERLMNKAKNKGLILKVGFNRRFAPPYQKVKEVQNPNMVLIQKNRANLATDPRTFIFDDFIHVIDTLLYLFPYHVENFHVHGKIHNGLLHHVSLQLEAREGTAIGVMNREAGTTQEKVEVISSEETRMVTNVNEVFSFKDKKVLTHESNDWEPTLQKRGFYGVIEEFLTRVRQNDLQLLDYDRDLKSHLIAEKIVQSFE from the coding sequence GTGAAAATAGGAATGATTGGAATTGGTGATATTGCTAAAAAAGCTTATTTACCCATACTTACGCAAACCGTGAATATTGAATTGCATATTTGCACGCGAAATCTTGAGACTTTGCAAGAAATAAAAGAAAAGCACCGAATTAAAAATACATACAATCATATAAATGATTGGCTGAATTGTGGTATGGAGGCTGCTTTTGTTCATTCTTCTACAGAATCACATGAGAGAATCGTTGATCAATTACTTGACCACGGCATCCACGTTTACGTTGATAAACCAATTACATATAATGCTGCTTCGTCAGAACGTCTTATGAACAAAGCTAAAAATAAAGGTCTTATTTTAAAGGTTGGTTTTAATCGACGCTTTGCTCCCCCTTATCAAAAGGTAAAAGAAGTACAGAATCCAAATATGGTACTCATTCAAAAAAATCGTGCTAATCTTGCTACAGATCCAAGAACCTTCATATTTGATGATTTTATTCATGTGATTGATACTTTACTTTACTTATTTCCCTATCATGTGGAAAATTTCCATGTTCATGGGAAAATCCATAATGGGTTACTTCATCATGTTTCACTGCAGCTGGAGGCGAGAGAGGGTACAGCGATTGGTGTTATGAATAGAGAGGCTGGAACAACTCAAGAAAAAGTAGAAGTAATAAGTTCAGAGGAAACGCGAATGGTGACCAATGTTAATGAAGTTTTTTCCTTTAAAGATAAGAAAGTTTTGACTCATGAATCGAATGATTGGGAACCAACTCTACAAAAGAGGGGTTTTTATGGGGTTATTGAAGAGTTTCTAACGAGAGTACGGCAAAATGATCTTCAACTATTAGACTATGACCGAGATTTAAAAAGTCATTTGATTGCGGAGAAAATTGTACAATCTTTCGAATAA
- a CDS encoding FAD:protein FMN transferase — protein sequence MKRKTLITVLSLMIMLVAGCSAAQGQSVKLLKEPYKQTAFLMGTVVTVKVYDEEKGAAVEKAIARIQELANQISPEEQDSEIDIVNDSAGIEPVRVSDDVFRLIKEGKRYSSDADGSFDITIGPLTRLWHIGFDDARKPEQSEIDVVLPKINYENVVLNEEEKTVFLKERGMKLDLGAIAKGFIADEAVKVLREENVTTAIVDLGGNIYVMGNNPSGNPWRTGIQDPFSARGKTIGIFPASDLSIVTSGVYERYIEVNGVRYHHLLNPADGYPFEGDIAGVSIISKYSIDGDALSTTIFSKGLGDGLKHLENMEGVEAVFVTFDKKVYITKGLKNFEITNDEFTMGN from the coding sequence ATGAAGAGAAAAACATTAATAACTGTTCTGAGCCTTATGATAATGTTGGTAGCCGGCTGTTCTGCTGCTCAAGGGCAATCAGTAAAACTCCTTAAAGAACCTTATAAACAAACTGCTTTTTTAATGGGTACAGTTGTGACAGTAAAGGTTTATGATGAAGAAAAAGGAGCAGCTGTAGAAAAGGCCATTGCTAGGATCCAAGAACTTGCGAATCAAATTAGTCCTGAAGAACAAGATTCAGAGATTGATATTGTCAATGATAGTGCCGGGATAGAACCTGTTAGAGTCTCCGATGATGTATTCCGACTTATTAAGGAAGGTAAACGATATAGTTCAGATGCCGATGGCTCCTTCGATATTACCATTGGGCCATTAACTAGATTATGGCATATTGGCTTTGATGATGCCAGAAAACCGGAGCAATCAGAAATCGATGTGGTTTTACCAAAGATAAATTACGAAAATGTTGTATTAAATGAAGAAGAAAAGACCGTTTTTCTAAAAGAGAGAGGAATGAAGCTCGACTTAGGAGCGATTGCTAAGGGATTTATTGCAGATGAGGCAGTTAAAGTTTTAAGAGAAGAAAATGTAACGACTGCAATTGTGGACTTGGGGGGCAATATCTACGTTATGGGGAATAATCCATCTGGAAATCCATGGAGAACCGGGATACAAGATCCTTTTTCGGCCCGAGGGAAAACGATTGGCATTTTTCCAGCATCAGACCTTTCTATCGTAACATCTGGTGTCTATGAACGTTATATAGAAGTGAATGGAGTAAGATATCATCACTTATTAAATCCAGCGGATGGATATCCATTTGAAGGAGATATTGCTGGTGTATCTATTATTAGTAAATATTCTATTGATGGAGATGCACTCTCAACTACCATTTTCTCGAAAGGGTTAGGGGATGGACTAAAACATTTAGAAAATATGGAGGGTGTAGAGGCTGTTTTCGTAACCTTTGATAAAAAAGTATATATAACCAAAGGATTAAAGAATTTTGAAATTACAAATGATGAGTTCACGATGGGGAACTAA
- a CDS encoding energy-coupling factor transporter ATPase — protein MEAPVLEVQNLSFRYDQRKTEETLSDITFSLTQGEWLAVIGHNGSGKSTLAQLLVGLLEPHRGKVSIAGVPMSDQTKWEARRHIGLVFQNPDHQFVGTSVQDDIAFGLENINMPYEEMKENVDRALGMVGLTQFRFHDPSRLSGGQKQRVAIAGILAFKPSILVLDEALVMLDPKSRREVLGTLRQLQEKENITIISITHDMNEAAHSDRVIMLESGRIVKDGDPRVIFSECTGLEAPLGEKLRRELERRGRKVPPIYMSEEEMVKWICKSHLPV, from the coding sequence ATGGAAGCACCGGTCCTTGAGGTCCAAAATCTTTCCTTTCGTTATGACCAGCGAAAAACGGAAGAGACTTTGTCTGATATCACGTTTTCCTTAACACAAGGGGAATGGCTGGCCGTCATTGGTCACAACGGATCCGGCAAATCTACTTTAGCACAGTTGTTAGTTGGTCTATTAGAACCCCATCGCGGCAAAGTTTCTATAGCAGGAGTTCCTATGTCTGATCAAACGAAATGGGAAGCTCGAAGACATATTGGTTTAGTCTTTCAAAATCCAGATCATCAATTTGTAGGTACCTCTGTCCAGGACGATATTGCCTTTGGGTTAGAAAATATAAATATGCCCTATGAGGAAATGAAGGAGAACGTCGATCGAGCGTTAGGTATGGTTGGATTAACACAATTCAGGTTTCATGATCCTTCTAGACTATCTGGGGGACAAAAGCAACGAGTTGCTATTGCTGGGATCCTTGCTTTTAAACCATCAATCCTTGTTTTAGATGAAGCATTAGTTATGTTGGATCCAAAGAGTAGACGAGAAGTACTAGGTACTCTTAGACAATTACAAGAGAAAGAAAATATTACAATTATATCGATTACCCATGATATGAATGAGGCTGCTCATTCTGACAGGGTCATCATGCTAGAGTCCGGCCGGATTGTGAAGGATGGAGATCCAAGGGTGATTTTTTCAGAATGCACGGGTCTAGAAGCTCCTTTAGGAGAGAAACTTCGAAGAGAGCTCGAACGTAGAGGGAGAAAAGTTCCTCCAATTTATATGTCAGAAGAAGAAATGGTGAAGTGGATATGCAAATCACATTTACCGGTGTAA
- a CDS encoding polyprenyl synthetase family protein, with protein MRVHQMWNSYPELKTDLGMVLTLIDSHVNVRDRTVETIIKELIYSGGKLLRPAYSLLCSQIGPKMDKDRAIAVAAALETLHMATLVHDDVIDEAETRHGNPTIHTRQGNKFAVYSGDYLFCICFSILSRYSKSLAHLEFNSRSMERILNGELNQWNSRYQSTPSIRNYLSRVSGKTAQLFAVSCYSGAMESEAERRDAMNAWNMGHYIGMAFQIMDDILDFKSDSKILGKPAMADLKQGVYTLPLIYAMQDDPTPFIPLLDKKEDMTEEDIWEITKLIHQNMGVEKAHNLAKRYTEKALIQLEKLPVGDYKKTLWDITSHLLQRTA; from the coding sequence ATGCGTGTACATCAAATGTGGAATTCTTACCCTGAACTAAAAACTGACTTAGGCATGGTGCTTACACTCATTGATTCCCATGTTAATGTTCGTGATAGAACGGTTGAAACCATAATAAAAGAATTAATTTATTCTGGAGGAAAATTACTAAGACCTGCCTACTCCCTTCTTTGTTCTCAAATTGGACCAAAAATGGATAAGGACCGCGCAATAGCCGTTGCCGCAGCATTGGAAACATTACACATGGCCACCCTAGTCCATGATGATGTTATAGATGAAGCAGAAACACGACACGGAAATCCAACCATTCATACTCGGCAAGGAAACAAATTTGCTGTTTACTCTGGGGACTATCTTTTCTGTATCTGTTTTTCTATTCTTTCAAGGTATTCTAAGTCCTTAGCCCATTTGGAATTCAATTCAAGAAGTATGGAACGAATCTTAAATGGTGAACTAAATCAATGGAACTCACGCTACCAATCTACTCCCTCTATAAGAAACTATTTATCTCGTGTTTCTGGAAAAACGGCTCAATTATTTGCAGTAAGCTGCTATTCAGGAGCAATGGAAAGTGAAGCTGAACGAAGAGACGCAATGAATGCCTGGAATATGGGACATTACATCGGGATGGCCTTTCAAATTATGGATGACATCTTAGATTTTAAGAGTGACAGTAAAATTCTTGGTAAACCAGCAATGGCAGATCTTAAACAAGGAGTCTATACCCTACCATTAATTTACGCAATGCAGGATGATCCAACCCCTTTCATTCCTTTACTTGACAAAAAAGAAGATATGACTGAGGAAGATATTTGGGAAATCACAAAGTTAATTCATCAAAATATGGGTGTTGAAAAAGCCCATAATCTAGCAAAACGATATACAGAGAAAGCACTTATTCAATTGGAAAAACTCCCAGTTGGCGACTACAAGAAAACCCTATGGGATATCACATCCCACTTGCTACAAAGAACAGCTTAA
- a CDS encoding Gx transporter family protein: MTKNQRLVYIALLAAQAVIISLLERAIPFPFAIAPGAKLGLANIITLMALYTLSTIDTAKVIGTRLILAALLGGTISTLMYSSAGAVLSFIGMWAVKKLGPTRVSIIGVSVTGAMLHNVGQLMIASWIAQTWTVMLYLPILSVVGILSGIAVGIVANYLISHVEKLHYYKDLQEIKVSHYQIERG, translated from the coding sequence ATGACTAAAAATCAACGCCTTGTTTATATCGCTTTATTAGCAGCACAAGCTGTCATTATTAGTTTACTAGAAAGGGCAATTCCTTTCCCTTTTGCTATTGCTCCCGGTGCAAAACTAGGTTTAGCCAACATTATTACTCTTATGGCCTTATACACTCTTTCCACTATAGATACAGCAAAGGTAATAGGAACACGTTTAATATTAGCTGCTCTTTTAGGCGGAACCATATCTACTTTAATGTATAGTTCTGCAGGAGCTGTTTTAAGTTTTATAGGAATGTGGGCAGTGAAAAAGCTTGGTCCTACTCGTGTAAGCATTATTGGAGTGAGTGTTACAGGCGCTATGCTACATAACGTCGGTCAGCTAATGATTGCTTCTTGGATTGCACAAACCTGGACAGTTATGCTCTACTTACCTATTTTATCCGTTGTTGGAATTTTATCAGGAATTGCAGTAGGAATTGTAGCTAATTATCTGATTTCTCATGTGGAAAAGCTCCATTATTATAAAGATTTGCAAGAGATCAAAGTATCTCATTATCAAATAGAAAGAGGTTAG